Genomic window (Oryza sativa Japonica Group chromosome 3, ASM3414082v1):
ttattatatatattatagtagaaaaataaggtcaaagatatatcttgtagaccgtgtcattgtccgaaacgtcaattaaaatgaaaccggagggagtaccttgtTGCTTCTAAGCTAGATATTCCCATGTGAATTGGAaggaaaatttaaaaaacaatcTCTAGACCACTTATTTGGTGGACCCAGAATAAAACAGTTTATGTGTAACATATTGATAAAATATACCAAGTATAACAGTGTTTCTTTGAACGTTATGATAATTCAAGTGGATATTATGTTGCCAGTGGATTGCATTTACCTTTTTTCACACTTCATACAGGCTAGCCTGAAACGACACAGGTGGCACAGGAAAGTACTGAAGACAAAAGACCCAATTATTGTCTCTATTGGTTGGAGGCGTTTCCAAACAACTCCTGTATATGCAATAGAGGATCGAAATGGTCGGCACCGCATGCTCAAATATACACCTGAGCATATGCATTGCTTTGCTATGTTTTGGGGACCGCTTGCTCCACCAAAAAGTGGTGTACTGGCAGTCCAGCATCTCTCCAACAGTCAGGTGGGTTCAATAATTTATATTCATTTGTCCATATATTTTCAGTGCTGCTGCTTCTGAGCAAACATCATAATTGATGGCGCTGTCAGACTAGCATCTTTTAGGACTTGCTTAGATTCATCTAGATGCAGAACCTCCCTAGAATGGATATTAACCTTATTCTTCCATTTACCTTGTAGCATTCACATTTACTCTATTAAAGTGTTTGCGCTGACATTCTCTTTCCCAATCCTTGCACATCAGGTACCATTTAGAATTACTGCAACAGGCTTTGTTCAAGAATTCAACAATACTGCCCGAATCATGAAGAAAATCAAGCTCACAGGTGTACCGTGCAAGATATTTAAGAAAACTGCCCTAGTCAAAGGCATGTTCACATCTGACTTAGAGGTTGCTAGGTTTGAGGGTGCAACTATTCGGACAGTAAGTGGAATCCGAGGGCAAGTTAAAAAGGTAATACATGAGATCCTATGCTCTTTTTCTTTAACAATGCATGCCAACAATGAATCAATGCTTGTACATCAACAATAAGTCCCAACCATATGAAATTAAGTATTATTTCTCAGGTTCACTTCTTTGGCCTTCTAttgaggccttgtttagttcccaaaaaattttgcccaaaaacatcacatcgaatctttggacacatacatggagcattaaatatagataaaaaaactaattgcacagtttgcatggaaatcgcgagacaaatcttttgagcctaattagtccatgattagccataagtgctacagtaatccatatgtgctaatgacggattaattaggcttaataaattcgtctcgcagtttctaggcgaattatgaaattagttttttcattcgtgtccgaaagcccctttcgacatccggtcaaacgtccgatgtgatacccaaaaattttctttccgcgaactaaacacaccttgaGTACAATATGTACGGTATAATTCTGAAAATAAGTAACAAAAGGACTCCATGAGAGCTATGAGTTGATAATTGATTTGAATCTGTAAACAGATTAttgataataataaaatatacagTTGCCATTTTGCCATGAAAGCACCCCCCCCTCTTTGCAGTATATGCATGTTAGCAGAATGGATTTTATTTAGTCAATGTGTGCTCAAGTAATTATTTTGGGTGTTAGGTCAAGGAAAACGAAAGCTCGATATGGATCATAAACTCTGAAGCGTATGTATCGATAAATTTTGGGTAATTCAAGTGTGCGCATTAAAACAAATCTTCCTTTTATTACAGGCAGCAAAGATTGAACCAGGAGATATGCCAAGGAGAAAAGGGGAAAGTATAGACGGGATTGCAAGGTGCACATTTGAAGACAGAATTCTTATGAGTGACATTGTCTTCATGCGTGCATGGGTCAATGTTGAAGTTCCCACCTACTGTAACCTTGTGACAACTGCTCTTCAACCCCAAGATGAGACTTGGCAAGGCATGAGAACTACTGCTGAGCTGCGGAGGGCACATAATATTCCTATACCGCACAACACAGATTCAGTTTATAAGGTTCTCTGAGCGTCGAAATCTTTTgtgtttatttttcttaatatCATGCTCATATCATGTTATCTCCAAATGGCAGCCCATTGAGCGGAAAGTGCGGAAGTTTAATCCTATAGAGATCCCTGCAAAACTGCAGCATCTACTTCCTTTTAAATCTAAACCGAAGGATACGCCCAAGCATAGAAAAACACCAGTGGAGAACAGGGTCCCTGTCCTTATGCAGCCCAGTGAGAAGAAGACACATGCAGCCATTCAACAGTTAAGGCTGCTAAAACATGAGAAGGTATTGGTCATGCTACAGCAGCTTGTTCTGATGTCAATCGCTGATATAATGTGTGCTCATTATTTGCCCGATTTTTCCAGGCAAGGAAGAAGAAATTGCAGgatgagaagaagaagaaagcatATGAGGCGGAGAAAGCAAAGTCTGAACTTCTAACGAAGAAGcggcagagagaggagaggcgTGTGAGGTACCGAGAGGAAGATAAGCAAAAGAAGCGAGCCCGCAGATAACTGAAAATAGTAAGAGACCTGCAGGCATAATGAGTCCCAGAAATCTCCTGAGGCACATCATCCAGAGCATATGGTTGCTTCAAACTAGCTCAAGTTGCCGCCTCCAGAAAAAAGAGGCTCGGATTGACAGCAGACGAGGTCTGATGCCTCGGCATATCAAGCTGGAGATGCAGAACAACTTGGTATAATCTGGGCCGGATTCAACTAGTAGCGTCTTTTTTATGTAGCTAACCAGTTTTGCTCCACCATGCTGCTACGAAAATTTTGTCATCCATGTAACTGATGATTTGTAGCTCCCAGGTGAAGTGGGAGTGAATATGTTAAATTATCAATCTTAGGACATAACAGTTGCCCATTTTCAGGCCTATTATAATTCTAGAGCTAGGGGACACTGAGTTGTCAGCATTGGATTTATTGGTACTACTGTATGACAAGGACgtgattttgataaatttgGTTCCCGTTCTGCTCGCAACTACATCCTGTACAGTTTGGCAACACTACAAAAGCAGAGAAGAATTTCTTCTGTGTAGCTAACAGTAATGGATCGGAGGGTACTGGTAGAGATCATGTGTAGTTGTGCTCCTAATCCTATCGCTCATCTGTCATTTTCGTCCCTTTGGGCTAGGAGTTCCACGGATGTCAAAAGCGACCCAACTCGGATACGAGAGACGGGAAGGTAGTGACGGTGCGTGTCACGCTTCCTAACGTTCCCAATGCATGTTAGTCGgacccacgcggcggccactaCCTTCCCCTCCGCGTCGATCGGCCGCTTTGGACGGCCCTGATTACGCCCATCCCGGAACATTTTAGCGGAGCTGGTGGAGCCCATCTCCTCGCTGGTTGGCTAGATTCGGCTGGCTCACAGCTTTGCATTCGGCAGCTAACGCCACGCCCACTGACTCGTGGGCCCGGGATattggccccacctgtcacagACTATCGCGCTTGACACCACTGTCCACGCAATAATAAACGGAACTGTCCACGTTACCAGCCCGCATTGAATAACGCTTTGTCCTAGGTACGCCGTGCGCGGCTGGGCAACACTCACTGACACGAGGCCCCCACCCCCAATAGCCCTCAATAGCCCTCGCACATGTACGCGACCGCGCCGCCGAGGAAAAGCTTTACAAAAATTCCAAGCTGGAGGAAAACCCGCAGCCGAGCGCACACCACTGCTAGTTGCACACACCGCGCGGTGCGAGCTGTCGTCCACAGTCCACACCCACCACCGTCACCGCGGTAGCAAACCCCCCGAGCCACTGCTCACGTGGGCCCGTGGCGTCCCCAGACCCACCGGCCAGTGGGCACGCGGTAGCGAGACGGCTCCAGCACGACGCGGTAAGCGAGCGAGCACGAGCAGTAGGGCGGAGTAGGTCGCCGTTGCCGTTGCTGGTGGCCTCTCCCACTTAATGCCGCGGCCGTAATCCCGAAGCCTCACatcacacccccccccccccctttcctCACGCGAGCtccccctccaccaccgccgccgccgccgcggctgccacTCTCGgttcctcttcctccccaccGAGCTCCACCCCCCACGAATCTTAGCCTCCCACTCCTCTTCACGCCGCGCCGCTAAGAGCGATCGAGCCGGGGGTTTCCGTCAGAGACGCCGCGAAAATCGCCCCAGATCGGTGGATGGGCGATCTGTGAGCCGCGgcagggggagagagagagagagagaggaagctgAAGCCATGATGGTGAGTTCTAGGTTTGTGGCCGTGCTTCTTCTGGTGgcgctggcgccggcggcgcgggggcagggaggaggagggggcaacTCGAGCgccccggcggcgtcgccgccggggcCGTTCGTGCCGCGGGACAACATCCTGCTCGACTGCGGCGCGACGGGGCAGGCCAACGACACGGACGGGCGGCTCTGGACCGGGGACACGGGCTCCAAGTACCTGCCGGcgaacctcgccgccgcggccgccaccgcgcaGGACCCTTCTGTGCCGCAGGTGCCGTACCTCACCGCGCGCTTCTCCGCGGCGCCCTTCACCTACTCGTTCCCGGTCGGCGCCGGGCGCAAGTTCCTCAGGCTCCACTTCTACCCGGCGAACTACTCCAACCGCAACGCCGCCGACGCGCTCTTCTCCGTCTCCATCCCCGACCCCAACATCACGCTTCTCTCCAACTTCAGCGCCTACCAGACCGCCCTCGCCCTCAACTTCGACTACCTCGTCCGCGAATTCTCCGTCAATGTCACTGCCTCAACCCTCGACCTCACTTTCACACCGGAGAAGGGCCACCCAAACGCCTTCGCCTTCGTCAACGGCATCGAGGTCGTCTCCTCCCCCGACCTCTTTGGCAGCTCCAACCCGATGGaggtcaccggcgacggcagcggcacgCCTTTCCCGATCGACGCCGGTACTGCTATGCAGACCATGTACCGGCTCAACGTCGGCGGCAACGCGATCTCCCCCTCCAAGGACACGGGCGGGTATCGGTCATGGGAAGATGACACGCCATACATACCCTTTGCGTCATTCGGGGTGAGCTACGCGAATGACACCAATGTTCCCATAAATTACCCTGACAGTATTCCGCAGTATGTGGCGCCGGCAGATGTCTACTCTACGGCGCGGTCGATGGGGCCTGACAACAATGTGAATTTGCAATACAATCTCACCTGGGCAATGCAGGTGGATGCTGGTTATCAGTATCTCGTGAGGCTCCATTTCTGTGAAATACAGTCTGGGATCAGTAAGATCAATCAACGGACATTTGACATCTACATCAACAACCAGACTGCTTTTAGTGGCGCTGATGTGATTGCGTGGTCTACTGGGCTTGGCATTCCAGTGTACAAGGATTTTGTGGTGTTCCCCATGGGTTCAGGGCCTATGGATTTGTGGGTGGATCTACATCCAAATGTCAAAAACAAGCCACAGTACTATAATGCTATCCTCAATGGGATGGAGGTTTTTAAGTTGCAGCTTACTAATGGGAGCCTTGCTGGGCTCAACCCTGTCCCTAGTATTGTACCAACAGCGTCGGGTGGAAATTCTGGGAAGAAGTCAAGTGTTGGTCCAATTATTGGAGGAGTGATTGGAGGTCTGGTAGTTCTTGCACTTGGATGTTGCTGCTTCTTTGTGATCTGCAAGCGTCGGCAGAGAGCAGGTAAGGATTCAGGAATGAGTGATGGGCATTCTGGTTGGTTGCCGCTCTCACTTTATGGCAACTCACACACTTCCAGCTCAGCCAAGTCACACACTACTGGGAGCCATGCTTCGTCTTTGCCATCCAACCTGTGCCGCCATTTCTCATTTGTGGAGATCAAGGCTGCGACAAACAACTTTGATGAGTCCCTCCTCCTTGGCGTGGGTGGTTTTGGTAAAGTTTACCGTGGAGAGATTGACGGAGGAGCAACCAAGGTGGCTATCAAGCGTGGAAACCCATTGTCTGAGCAGGGTGTGCATGAGTTCCAAACAGAGATCGAGATGTTGTCGAAGCTCCGCCACCGACATCTTGTGTCGCTTATTGGTTACTGCGAGGAGAAGAATGAGATGATCCTGGTCTATGACTATATGGCTCACGGAACTCTTCGTGAGCACCTGTACAAGACCCAAAATGCACCACTTTCTTGGAGGCAGCGCTTGGATATCTGCATTGGTGCAGCTCGTGGGCTTCACTACCTACACACTGGTGCAAAGCACACCATCATCCACCGTGATGTGAAGACGACAAACATCCTCCTCGATGAGAAGTGGGTAGCCAAGGTTTCAGATTTTGGTTTGTCCAAGACTGGTCCAACAATGGATCATACGCATGTGAGCACAGTTGTCAAGGGCAGTTTTGGTTATCTTGATCCTGAGTACTTCCGCAGGCAGCAGCTTACTGACAAATCTGATGTCTATTCTTTTGGTGTTGTACTGTTTGAGGTCCTATGTGCTCGGCCTGCCTTGAATCCCACTCTTGCAAAGGAAGAAGTTAGCTTGGCTGAGTGGGCATTACACTGCCAGAAGAAGGGTATTCTTGATCAGATTGTTGATCCCCACCTGAAGGGAAAGATTGCTCCACAATGTTTCAAGAAGTTTGCAGAAACAGCTGAGAAGTGTGTTTCTGATCAGGGCATTGACCGTCCTTCGATGGGAGATGTGCTGTGGAACTTGGAATTTGCCCTTCAAATGCAGGAAAGTGCAGAGGAGAGCGGAAGCCTTGGATGTGGGATGTCAGACGACAGCACTCCCCTTGTGATAGTTGGAAAGAAGGATCCCAATGATCCATCTATCGAGTCAAGCACCACGACAACGACAACTACCTCGATAAGCATGGGTGAGCAGAGTGTTGCAAGTATTGACTCGGATGGGCTGACGCCTAGTGCTGTCTTCTCGCAGATCA
Coding sequences:
- the LOC4332743 gene encoding receptor-like protein kinase FERONIA, yielding MMVSSRFVAVLLLVALAPAARGQGGGGGNSSAPAASPPGPFVPRDNILLDCGATGQANDTDGRLWTGDTGSKYLPANLAAAAATAQDPSVPQVPYLTARFSAAPFTYSFPVGAGRKFLRLHFYPANYSNRNAADALFSVSIPDPNITLLSNFSAYQTALALNFDYLVREFSVNVTASTLDLTFTPEKGHPNAFAFVNGIEVVSSPDLFGSSNPMEVTGDGSGTPFPIDAGTAMQTMYRLNVGGNAISPSKDTGGYRSWEDDTPYIPFASFGVSYANDTNVPINYPDSIPQYVAPADVYSTARSMGPDNNVNLQYNLTWAMQVDAGYQYLVRLHFCEIQSGISKINQRTFDIYINNQTAFSGADVIAWSTGLGIPVYKDFVVFPMGSGPMDLWVDLHPNVKNKPQYYNAILNGMEVFKLQLTNGSLAGLNPVPSIVPTASGGNSGKKSSVGPIIGGVIGGLVVLALGCCCFFVICKRRQRAGKDSGMSDGHSGWLPLSLYGNSHTSSSAKSHTTGSHASSLPSNLCRHFSFVEIKAATNNFDESLLLGVGGFGKVYRGEIDGGATKVAIKRGNPLSEQGVHEFQTEIEMLSKLRHRHLVSLIGYCEEKNEMILVYDYMAHGTLREHLYKTQNAPLSWRQRLDICIGAARGLHYLHTGAKHTIIHRDVKTTNILLDEKWVAKVSDFGLSKTGPTMDHTHVSTVVKGSFGYLDPEYFRRQQLTDKSDVYSFGVVLFEVLCARPALNPTLAKEEVSLAEWALHCQKKGILDQIVDPHLKGKIAPQCFKKFAETAEKCVSDQGIDRPSMGDVLWNLEFALQMQESAEESGSLGCGMSDDSTPLVIVGKKDPNDPSIESSTTTTTTTSISMGEQSVASIDSDGLTPSAVFSQIMNPKGR